The following are encoded together in the Iodobacter fluviatilis genome:
- the hrpA gene encoding ATP-dependent RNA helicase HrpA encodes MTATGSASSPISEQNYLQQIADAQLTDRGNLERLLHRVNQRQAKQQPCDKELRELEAGIAKSLAKSEQRRSRLPHPEFDENLPVNQRKDELSEAIAKHQVVIVCGETGSGKTTQLPKICLELGRGVHGLIGHTQPRRLAARSVATRIGQELKSENAVGFKVRFTDKTTDASYIKLMTDGILLAETLSDPYLLKYDTIIIDEAHERSLNIDFLLGYIKQLLPKRPELKVIVTSATIDADRFSQHFAGAPVMEVSGRTFPVEVRYQPLHAIDEDDQELEMEEAIVQAIEGLWRTDGSGDVLVFLPGEREIRETAEELRKAKLRDAEILPLFARLSNEDQQRIFRSTSTGRRIILGTNVAETSLTVPGIRYVVDSGHARIKRYSPRAKVEQLLVEKISQASARQRSGRCGRVASGICVRLYDEADFNNRSEFTDPEIVRSSLAAVILRMAALKLGHIDNFPFLEAPSSRLVSDGYQQLRELGAVDSEDQLTPIGKQLARLPVDPRIGRMLLAGRDEQCLAEILIIASALSAQDPRERPFDAKEAATRAQAKFVEDKSDFLSFLRMWEFFSEALDNKTSNRQLINLCHEHFLSYLRLREWRDLHRQLAEICQDMDLRLNETPGTPEQILKALMTGLLGNIGFKQPENDEYLGARGIKFNIFPGSGLKKARPKWIIAAEIVETSKIYGRCVAAIEPEWVERIAGHLVNRHYFDPHWEKTSAQVNASERVTLYGLPIVPKRRVHFGKIDPVAAREIFIREALVRFNYNSRAKFFEHNKELILDVQDLEHKARRQDVLVDDDALFAFFDAKIPADIVNGAGFEAWRKQIERDNPQHLFLSRDDLMQHGADAVTEEQFPEFFRLNDAKLPLSYRFEPAHPLDGVTITLPLHLLNRVNHAIFDWLVPGMIREKITLLIKSLPKSIRRICVPVPEFATKMLIALDQASRSEPLLPQLAQAVGRGAGLIVPADEFNPKDLPTHLQMNFRIVDDAGQELAQGRDLIALRAQLGEAAQMTFRDAADDSVSIEKTGIIKWDFGELPAKINFKRQGRPITGFPGLVPEEDAVAIRLFDTEFAASIAHRSGVICLLKFELKDHVKQLPKSLPTFNPLALQLRGVCNGDELMEDVVATICDRAFIGEDEPPRKPKDFEGQKSRAKVRLPSVRDAVMRILAELTNEYVALNKLLAKPSPFANSMNELLGQLVFKGFLQQTPWEQLPRLPIYVKAMRIRAEKRVANPQRDGQRGAEINELYKRWEAEMLKWEKEGRDTAPLAPFRWMIEELRVGLFAQELKTPYPVSVKRLSKVFEDLTRR; translated from the coding sequence ATGACAGCCACCGGCAGCGCCTCTAGTCCTATTTCAGAGCAAAACTACCTTCAGCAAATTGCCGACGCGCAATTAACCGACAGAGGCAATCTGGAGCGCCTGTTGCACCGCGTCAACCAGCGGCAAGCCAAGCAGCAGCCTTGTGATAAAGAATTGCGCGAGCTGGAAGCGGGCATTGCCAAATCGCTGGCCAAAAGCGAGCAGCGCAGAAGCCGCCTGCCCCACCCGGAATTCGATGAAAACCTGCCGGTTAATCAGCGTAAAGACGAGCTATCTGAGGCGATTGCCAAGCATCAGGTGGTGATTGTGTGCGGTGAAACCGGCTCGGGTAAAACCACGCAGTTACCGAAGATTTGTCTGGAGCTGGGCCGTGGCGTGCATGGCTTGATTGGCCACACCCAACCGCGCCGCCTTGCCGCCAGATCGGTGGCAACGCGCATCGGGCAGGAATTAAAATCTGAAAATGCCGTTGGTTTTAAGGTGCGCTTTACCGATAAAACGACTGACGCCAGCTATATCAAGCTGATGACCGACGGGATTTTGCTGGCGGAAACGTTATCTGATCCTTATCTCTTAAAATACGACACGATTATTATCGACGAGGCGCACGAGCGCAGCCTGAATATCGATTTCTTACTCGGCTATATCAAGCAGCTGCTGCCAAAGCGCCCCGAGCTGAAAGTGATCGTTACCTCCGCCACCATCGATGCCGATCGCTTTAGTCAGCATTTTGCTGGTGCACCTGTCATGGAAGTCTCTGGCCGCACCTTCCCGGTGGAAGTGCGCTATCAGCCATTACACGCCATTGATGAAGACGATCAAGAACTAGAAATGGAAGAAGCCATTGTGCAAGCCATTGAAGGCCTATGGCGTACCGATGGTAGTGGTGATGTGCTGGTGTTTTTGCCAGGCGAGCGCGAGATTCGTGAAACCGCCGAAGAGCTGCGCAAAGCCAAGCTAAGAGACGCCGAAATTCTGCCGCTATTTGCACGGCTTTCAAACGAAGATCAGCAGCGGATTTTCCGCTCCACTAGCACTGGCCGCCGCATTATCCTGGGCACCAACGTGGCCGAAACCTCGCTCACCGTACCGGGCATCCGCTATGTGGTTGATTCTGGCCATGCGCGGATTAAACGCTATTCGCCGCGCGCCAAGGTCGAACAATTACTGGTTGAGAAAATATCCCAAGCCTCAGCCCGCCAGCGCTCTGGGCGTTGCGGCCGGGTGGCTTCCGGTATTTGCGTGCGTCTTTATGATGAAGCTGACTTTAATAACCGCTCTGAATTTACCGATCCAGAAATCGTTCGCTCGTCTTTAGCTGCGGTTATCTTGCGTATGGCTGCGCTAAAACTGGGCCATATCGATAACTTTCCTTTCTTAGAAGCGCCATCCAGCCGCTTGGTCAGCGATGGTTATCAGCAGCTGCGTGAGCTGGGTGCGGTGGATAGCGAAGATCAGCTTACGCCTATCGGCAAGCAGCTCGCCCGCCTGCCGGTCGACCCACGCATAGGCCGTATGCTGCTGGCTGGCCGCGATGAACAATGCTTGGCAGAAATCCTGATTATTGCCTCGGCGCTATCGGCACAAGATCCGCGCGAGCGCCCTTTTGACGCAAAAGAAGCCGCTACCCGCGCACAAGCTAAGTTTGTGGAAGATAAATCCGACTTTTTATCTTTCCTGCGCATGTGGGAATTCTTTAGCGAGGCGCTGGATAATAAAACCAGTAATCGTCAGCTGATTAACCTCTGCCACGAGCACTTTTTATCTTATCTACGCTTACGTGAATGGCGTGATCTGCACAGGCAGCTGGCCGAAATTTGCCAAGATATGGATTTAAGGCTGAACGAAACGCCAGGCACGCCGGAGCAAATCCTTAAAGCCCTGATGACAGGCTTACTCGGCAATATCGGCTTTAAACAGCCGGAAAACGACGAATACCTTGGCGCGCGCGGGATTAAATTTAATATTTTCCCAGGCTCTGGCCTGAAAAAAGCACGCCCCAAATGGATTATCGCCGCCGAGATTGTGGAAACATCCAAAATCTATGGCCGCTGCGTAGCTGCCATTGAGCCAGAGTGGGTAGAGCGCATTGCTGGCCATCTGGTTAACCGCCATTATTTTGATCCGCACTGGGAAAAAACCTCGGCTCAAGTCAACGCCAGCGAGCGCGTTACCCTGTATGGCCTGCCAATTGTGCCCAAACGCCGCGTGCATTTTGGCAAGATCGATCCAGTGGCCGCACGGGAGATTTTTATCCGCGAAGCGCTGGTACGCTTTAACTACAACAGCCGCGCCAAATTCTTTGAGCACAATAAAGAACTCATTCTGGATGTGCAGGATTTAGAACACAAAGCCCGCCGTCAGGATGTGCTGGTGGATGATGACGCGCTGTTTGCATTTTTTGACGCAAAGATTCCCGCAGATATCGTCAATGGCGCTGGTTTTGAGGCATGGCGTAAGCAGATCGAGAGGGATAATCCGCAGCATTTATTCTTAAGCCGCGACGATTTAATGCAGCATGGCGCAGATGCGGTGACGGAAGAACAATTCCCAGAATTTTTCCGCCTGAACGACGCAAAACTGCCGCTCTCTTACCGCTTTGAGCCCGCTCACCCGCTAGATGGCGTGACCATTACCCTGCCCTTGCACCTGTTAAACCGCGTGAACCACGCTATTTTTGACTGGCTAGTGCCGGGCATGATTCGCGAAAAAATCACCCTACTGATTAAGTCTTTGCCTAAATCTATCCGCCGTATTTGTGTGCCGGTGCCAGAATTTGCCACCAAAATGCTGATTGCGCTGGATCAGGCTTCGCGCTCTGAACCCTTATTACCGCAACTGGCGCAGGCCGTAGGCCGTGGCGCGGGGCTGATCGTGCCAGCGGATGAGTTTAATCCCAAGGATTTGCCAACGCATCTGCAAATGAACTTCAGAATTGTGGATGATGCAGGGCAAGAGCTGGCTCAAGGCCGCGACCTGATCGCACTGCGCGCCCAGCTGGGCGAAGCCGCGCAAATGACTTTTCGCGATGCCGCCGATGATAGCGTTAGCATCGAAAAAACCGGCATCATCAAATGGGATTTTGGCGAGCTGCCCGCTAAGATCAACTTTAAGCGCCAAGGCCGCCCGATTACTGGCTTCCCCGGCCTTGTGCCGGAAGAAGATGCCGTGGCGATTCGCCTATTTGATACAGAATTTGCAGCGAGCATCGCACACCGCAGTGGCGTGATTTGCTTACTTAAATTTGAACTAAAAGACCATGTTAAACAGCTGCCTAAATCACTGCCAACCTTCAACCCGCTAGCGCTGCAATTACGCGGAGTATGCAATGGCGATGAATTAATGGAAGACGTGGTCGCCACCATTTGCGACCGCGCCTTTATTGGTGAAGATGAGCCACCACGTAAGCCCAAAGACTTTGAAGGGCAGAAATCGCGCGCCAAAGTGCGCCTGCCTTCGGTACGCGACGCGGTCATGCGCATCTTGGCCGAGCTAACCAACGAATACGTGGCGCTCAATAAGCTGCTGGCCAAACCCTCGCCCTTTGCCAACAGCATGAACGAGCTGCTTGGCCAGCTGGTTTTCAAAGGCTTTTTGCAGCAAACACCGTGGGAGCAATTACCACGCTTGCCCATCTATGTAAAAGCCATGCGCATCCGCGCTGAAAAACGCGTTGCCAACCCGCAAAGAGACGGCCAGCGCGGCGCAGAAATCAACGAGCTGTATAAGCGCTGGGAAGCAGAAATGCTCAAATGGGAAAAAGAAGGCCGCGACACCGCCCCACTCGCCCCATTTCGCTGGATGATCGAAGAGCTACGCGTTGGGCTATTTGCACAAGAGCTAAAAACGCCTTATCCAGTATCGGTGAAGCGCTTGAGCAAGGTATTTGAGGATTTAACACGGCGTTAA
- a CDS encoding glutathione binding-like protein has translation MIDLYYWMTPNGHKVRIFLEETGLDYRVHPINIGKGEQFAPDFLSIAPNNRIPAIVDHSPSDHGEGISLFESGAILLYLAEKTGQFIPSNFRDKQLMLQWLFWQMGGLGPMAGQNHHFSLYAPEKIPYAINRYVTETTRLYSVLNKQLADKEFIAGEYSIADMACYPWIAPYAQQGQNLDDFPHLKRWFNAVAARPAVQRAYALAAELSATLAAG, from the coding sequence ATGATAGATCTCTACTATTGGATGACCCCAAACGGGCATAAAGTACGCATTTTTTTGGAAGAAACCGGCTTAGATTACCGAGTTCACCCCATTAATATCGGTAAAGGCGAGCAATTTGCGCCAGATTTTTTAAGTATTGCGCCCAATAACCGTATTCCCGCTATTGTGGACCATTCCCCTAGCGATCATGGCGAGGGGATTTCTCTATTTGAATCCGGCGCTATTTTGCTTTATTTGGCAGAAAAAACCGGCCAGTTTATCCCCAGTAATTTCAGAGATAAGCAGCTCATGTTGCAATGGCTATTTTGGCAAATGGGCGGCTTAGGCCCGATGGCTGGGCAAAATCATCATTTCTCTTTATACGCCCCAGAAAAAATCCCTTATGCCATTAATCGCTACGTCACTGAAACCACAAGGCTGTATTCGGTATTGAATAAGCAGCTGGCAGATAAAGAGTTTATTGCCGGTGAATACTCTATCGCCGATATGGCTTGCTATCCGTGGATCGCCCCCTATGCGCAGCAAGGCCAAAATCTTGATGATTTTCCTCACCTAAAGCGCTGGTTTAACGCTGTGGCAGCAAGGCCTGCAGTGCAGCGTGCGTATGCTTTGGCAGCAGAATTAAGTGCTACTTTAGCCGCTGGATGA
- a CDS encoding tautomerase family protein encodes MPVVNIQITRDGATAAQKSAVIAGVTDVLVKVLNKDPATTFVIIQEVDTDDWGHAGKSVTQLRADAEGKR; translated from the coding sequence ATGCCTGTCGTTAATATTCAAATTACCCGTGATGGCGCTACTGCAGCGCAAAAATCTGCCGTGATTGCCGGTGTGACTGATGTATTGGTTAAGGTTTTAAATAAAGACCCCGCCACGACCTTTGTAATTATCCAAGAAGTGGATACCGATGATTGGGGCCATGCGGGTAAAAGCGTGACTCAGCTGCGGGCTGATGCAGAGGGTAAGCGATGA
- a CDS encoding 5'-nucleotidase, lipoprotein e(P4) family: MKSISRKLALKRPVLHHLTISLFLLGIHTSSMAQTPIKPTNAATNAATNTTGPSASGVNNALLYAVAWKKTAAEYRALYYQGFNIARIHVQNALDKHKAGDKPLAIVTDMDDTIVNLLDYWSLLINQNKDYFDDAEWDKLIPENKITASPGSTEFLKFCADNKVEVFYVTSRDQGEKTYEYALGHLKHLGFPYADTSHLTVLQDTSNKEKRQDEIMKSFNVVVFLGDNLNDFRRKYYIKNNIDARIKAMEADRDQYGVNYILFPNPTDGHWLAAIYGESEPLPTNANRELMKKAASKPY, from the coding sequence ATGAAATCAATATCTAGAAAATTGGCATTAAAACGACCCGTACTTCATCATTTAACTATAAGCCTATTTCTACTTGGCATACATACAAGCAGCATGGCACAGACGCCTATTAAGCCAACTAATGCAGCAACTAATGCAGCAACTAATACGACAGGGCCTTCCGCTAGCGGTGTTAATAATGCGCTTTTATATGCGGTTGCTTGGAAAAAAACGGCCGCTGAATATCGCGCGCTTTATTATCAGGGCTTTAATATTGCACGTATCCATGTTCAGAATGCGCTGGATAAGCATAAAGCGGGTGATAAACCACTGGCCATTGTGACAGACATGGACGATACGATCGTAAACCTCCTAGATTACTGGAGCCTTCTAATTAATCAAAATAAGGACTATTTTGATGATGCCGAATGGGATAAATTGATTCCTGAGAATAAAATAACCGCATCACCCGGCTCTACCGAGTTTTTAAAATTTTGTGCGGATAATAAAGTTGAAGTTTTTTATGTTACGAGTCGCGATCAAGGGGAAAAAACGTATGAATACGCCCTCGGCCACCTTAAACATTTAGGCTTTCCGTATGCGGACACGTCGCACTTAACGGTACTGCAAGACACCTCCAATAAAGAAAAGCGGCAGGATGAGATAATGAAAAGCTTTAATGTCGTTGTTTTTTTAGGCGATAATCTTAATGACTTTAGGCGTAAATATTACATAAAAAATAATATTGATGCCCGTATAAAAGCAATGGAAGCGGATCGTGATCAATATGGTGTGAATTATATTTTATTCCCCAATCCAACGGATGGCCATTGGTTAGCCGCAATTTATGGTGAATCCGAACCTCTTCCAACTAATGCCAATCGTGAGTTAATGAAAAAGGCGGCAAGCAAACCCTACTAA